A genomic region of Procambarus clarkii isolate CNS0578487 chromosome 30, FALCON_Pclarkii_2.0, whole genome shotgun sequence contains the following coding sequences:
- the LOC138369845 gene encoding uncharacterized protein gives MKLKLEIAKIEREQQKEALEQQKEALQIKEREIAFKERETALRKEEQEREIVLKDRETAILREPFPHPNIPTPPHPNIPTSPIPTSLHPNIPTSQLPNIPISPHPNIPTSQHPHIPTSSHPNIPTFQHLHIPTFEHPLIPTSPHPNIPHPHIPTSTHLNIPTSPYPRTSPHPNIPISQHPDIPIFPHQNIPTSPHPNIATSPHPNLPTSQHPHSPTSPHSHIPTSQHSNIPTSQHRNIPTSQHPNIPSFSYTTTQHMSERSKILPLRSKHPDERSKHLYERSKHPYERSKHPYELSKYSYER, from the exons atgaaactcaaactggaaattgccaagatcgagcgagagcagcaaaaagaagccctcgaacaacaaaaagaagccctaCAGATaaaggaacgtgaaatcgccttcaaGGAACGAgaaactgccttgaggaaagaagaacaagaaagagagaTCGTCCTCAAGGATCGTGAaactgcaatactccgtgagc CTTTTCCACATCCCAACATCCCAACACCCCCACATCCCAACATCCCTACATCCCCCATCCCAACATCCCTACATCCCAACATTCCCACATCCCAACTTCCCAACATCCCAATATCCCCACATCCCAACATCCCCACATCCCAACACCCCCACATCCCAACATCCTCACATCCCAACATTCCCACATTCCAACATCTCCACATCCCAACATTCGAACATCCCCTTATCCCAACATCTCCACATCCCAACATCCCCCATCCTCACATCCCAACATCAACACATCTCAACATCCCCACGTCCCCTTATCCCCGCACATCCCCACATCCCAACATCCCCATATCCCAACACCCCGACATACCAATATTCCCGCATCAGAATATCCCAACATCCCCACATCCCAACATCGCAACATCCCCACATCCCAACCTCCCAACATCGCAACATCCCCACAGCCCAACATCCCCACATTCCCACATCCCAACCTCCCAACATTCCAACATCCCCACATCCCAACATCGCAACATTCCAACATCCCAACATCCCAACATCCCCTCCTTTTCATACACAACCACTCAG CACATGTCTGAACGTTCAAAAATATTGCCTTTACGGTCAAAACATCCGGATGAACGTTCAAAACATCTGTATGAACGTTCAAAACATCCATATGAACGTTCAAAACATCCATATGAACTTTCAAAATATTCGTATGAACGTTGA